From Desulfomonilia bacterium, one genomic window encodes:
- a CDS encoding acetyl-CoA carboxylase carboxyltransferase subunit beta, with translation MTEILDIAKKDGRWTECPACKEISITEKLKENLSICPHCDFHFRVGPRDRMTITCGKDGFSEIDLSLSGKNVPAGEEGFKCYNAAIKGEPCIIGVMDFSFMGGTMGTALGQSVMSMLDYSSAEKTPAIIFCASGGVRVQEGIWGLMQMIRTVYRKNISTAPLITVYTDPCYGGVTASFSSQADFIIAEQGARIGFAGPRVIETTTHAELPGDFQTASRTLSNGFVDAVVHRREIPQTLYYILKWL, from the coding sequence TTGACGGAAATTCTGGATATTGCAAAAAAGGACGGAAGATGGACTGAATGTCCGGCCTGCAAGGAAATAAGCATAACCGAAAAGCTAAAAGAAAATCTAAGCATCTGTCCGCACTGCGACTTTCATTTCAGGGTGGGTCCCAGGGACCGCATGACGATTACATGCGGCAAGGACGGCTTCTCTGAAATCGATCTGTCTTTATCGGGCAAAAACGTTCCAGCCGGGGAAGAAGGTTTCAAGTGCTACAATGCCGCCATCAAGGGTGAACCTTGCATAATCGGCGTGATGGATTTCAGTTTCATGGGCGGCACCATGGGAACGGCTCTTGGACAGTCCGTGATGTCGATGCTCGATTATTCATCCGCTGAAAAAACTCCTGCAATAATATTCTGCGCTTCTGGCGGGGTCAGGGTTCAGGAAGGAATATGGGGGCTTATGCAGATGATAAGAACCGTGTACAGAAAAAACATATCAACTGCACCTCTGATAACCGTTTATACAGACCCGTGTTATGGCGGGGTCACCGCAAGCTTTTCGTCTCAGGCGGATTTTATTATTGCTGAACAGGGTGCAAGAATCGGCTTTGCCGGGCCGAGAGTAATCGAGACTACAACTCATGCCGAACTGCCCGGAGATTTTCAGACGGCATCCCGCACGTTGTCAAACGGGTTTGTCGATGCCGTGGTTCACAGGCGGGAGATACCGCAAACGCTTTATTATATTCTCAAATGGCTCTAG
- a CDS encoding MBL fold metallo-hydrolase — protein sequence MKIEILGCSGAVAKGFNTTSILINGEVLVDAGSAASVLDTKRLSGISHILLTHSHIDHIKELPFILDVVCFGKGKGVDIWGSGITLNAIRKHLFNGTIWPKLKQLELDGSLCRIHTLPADTFSLNGLCAKGIKAQHISGAKSFMISEGDKHVIFSGDTSYTPGLFNLAASLASKLKLFFVETSFPDKMHEVARLTGHMTPAVIGRELNRLSFSKVIAYHIKPRYFKDVIRDIPEGMGYIRGGEVFNL from the coding sequence ATGAAGATAGAAATACTCGGATGCAGTGGTGCCGTGGCAAAAGGATTCAATACTACTAGCATACTGATAAACGGGGAAGTTCTGGTAGATGCTGGCTCGGCTGCCTCTGTTCTTGATACTAAAAGACTTTCGGGCATCAGTCATATCCTTTTGACCCATTCCCATATAGACCATATAAAGGAACTCCCTTTCATCCTTGACGTTGTATGTTTCGGCAAAGGAAAGGGCGTCGACATATGGGGAAGCGGAATTACATTGAATGCAATAAGAAAACACCTGTTTAACGGTACAATATGGCCGAAGCTGAAGCAACTTGAACTTGACGGATCCTTATGCAGAATTCATACGCTGCCTGCAGACACCTTCAGCCTTAATGGATTATGCGCAAAGGGGATAAAAGCCCAACATATAAGCGGGGCAAAATCCTTTATGATTTCTGAAGGCGACAAGCATGTCATATTCAGCGGAGACACCTCATACACACCTGGACTGTTCAATCTTGCCGCTTCCCTTGCATCAAAGCTTAAACTGTTTTTCGTGGAAACTTCATTTCCTGATAAGATGCATGAGGTTGCAAGACTTACCGGGCATATGACTCCGGCAGTTATCGGCAGGGAATTGAACCGCTTGAGCTTCTCGAAGGTGATTGCATACCATATCAAACCGCGTTATTTTAAAGATGTGATAAGAGATATACCTGAAGGAATGGGATATATAAGGGGAGGGGAGGTATTCAACCTTTGA
- a CDS encoding Mur ligase family protein, translating to MALENIDQNRWIPGLERVRKALDILGHPEKSYRHVLVGGTNGKGSVCVYLERLLSEAGLRTGVTMSPHISSYTERFRINGRDSTEKEISDTEKEIAPLLDGIGLTYFEMTVVLAARLFQKAEVDVGIFEIGLGGRLDAANVLDPALSVITNISLDHTDYLGSSISEIAAEKAAIARSGRPLVTSAAEGLDVIKDYVEKIGSQLIVVHKPVGFKPGIEGSCQPLNAALAIRAFNELGFELDADSMKSAISSAWLPGRIEHAGKVILDVAHNSASMLCLSEYLRKRKFSGIGVLGILKDKDYAAMTKMLSSVCSKVNIAPLDSPRSWGEQEIGQVAGTGNVYVFTSMTDAFNEAFEMSEEIVVTGSFYTVGEIREYLICKGWLIYGRS from the coding sequence ATGGCTCTAGAAAATATTGACCAGAACCGGTGGATTCCCGGTCTGGAGAGGGTCAGAAAAGCCCTTGATATCCTGGGGCATCCTGAAAAAAGCTACCGGCATGTACTTGTCGGAGGCACAAACGGCAAGGGTTCAGTATGCGTTTATCTGGAGAGACTCCTTTCTGAAGCAGGCTTAAGAACCGGCGTTACCATGTCACCTCATATAAGCAGCTATACCGAAAGATTCAGGATAAACGGGCGCGATTCGACGGAAAAAGAGATCAGTGACACGGAAAAAGAAATCGCCCCTCTTCTTGACGGGATCGGTCTTACATATTTTGAGATGACCGTCGTGCTGGCTGCAAGGCTTTTTCAGAAGGCAGAAGTCGATGTCGGCATATTCGAGATCGGACTGGGCGGAAGGCTTGATGCCGCAAATGTGCTTGATCCCGCCCTTTCGGTAATAACCAATATTTCACTTGATCATACCGACTATCTCGGTTCAAGCATATCCGAGATAGCAGCGGAAAAAGCAGCCATTGCAAGAAGCGGAAGGCCTCTTGTGACATCAGCCGCAGAAGGGCTTGATGTCATTAAAGATTATGTTGAAAAGATCGGTTCGCAACTGATAGTCGTGCACAAACCGGTGGGATTCAAGCCCGGAATCGAGGGTTCTTGTCAACCTCTCAATGCCGCCCTTGCGATAAGGGCCTTCAACGAACTCGGGTTCGAACTCGATGCGGACAGCATGAAGTCCGCAATCTCTTCTGCATGGCTTCCCGGCAGAATCGAACATGCCGGAAAGGTCATACTTGATGTAGCGCATAACAGCGCTTCTATGCTATGCCTGTCCGAGTATCTGAGGAAAAGGAAATTTTCAGGCATTGGAGTGCTGGGCATCCTGAAAGATAAAGATTATGCCGCTATGACGAAGATGCTTTCAAGCGTCTGTTCAAAGGTTAATATCGCCCCTCTCGATTCGCCAAGGTCATGGGGTGAACAAGAGATAGGGCAGGTCGCGGGAACAGGGAATGTTTATGTATTTACTTCAATGACAGATGCTTTTAATGAAGCATTTGAAATGTCTGAAGAGATTGTTGTAACAGGTTCATTCTACACAGTTGGCGAGATAAGGGAATATTTGATATGCAAAGGCTGGCTTATTTATGGGCGATCATAA
- a CDS encoding HD domain-containing protein, which yields MIPSKKWAYDLIRLKQMPQHILNHSMAVERIAVEIASRLPDKIDIRLVETGALLHDICKIDSIRTGEDHAKMGGRLLEILDCPEVASIVRQHVHLESDELNEAMIVHYADKRVMHEEVVSLSRRFVDLMERYGKDKMRKERISNLYLRSIEIEKIIFKATGIDAEGSDDLCPRGDNSSLGTI from the coding sequence GTGATACCTTCAAAAAAATGGGCATATGATCTTATACGGCTGAAGCAGATGCCGCAGCACATCTTAAATCACAGCATGGCAGTGGAAAGGATTGCCGTGGAAATTGCCTCTCGCCTGCCGGATAAAATTGATATCAGGCTGGTTGAGACGGGAGCACTTCTCCATGATATATGCAAGATTGATTCGATCCGCACGGGAGAAGATCATGCGAAAATGGGAGGCAGGCTTCTTGAAATACTCGATTGCCCTGAAGTGGCTTCAATTGTCAGGCAGCATGTGCACCTTGAATCTGATGAACTGAATGAGGCCATGATAGTTCACTATGCGGATAAAAGGGTGATGCATGAGGAGGTGGTATCTCTCTCAAGGCGCTTTGTCGATCTTATGGAAAGATACGGGAAAGATAAAATGAGAAAGGAACGGATATCAAATCTCTATTTAAGGAGCATCGAGATAGAAAAGATAATATTTAAAGCAACCGGAATCGATGCTGAGGGTTCGGACGACTTATGCCCGAGAGGAGATAACAGTTCCCTCGGCACCATATGA